Genomic segment of Eremothecium sinecaudum strain ATCC 58844 chromosome VIII, complete sequence:
TCCGAAACACCACAACAATTGCCAATCCTTTTGGAGGATGCTACCCGTTCTGAGGCCGAGGCTGAAGCTGCTGGCCTCCCTGTTGTCAACTTGGACACCAGATTGGATGCCCGTGTCATCGACCTAAGGACCACCACCAACCAAGCTATCTTCAGAATCCAAGCTGCAGTTTGTCAATTGTTCAGAGAATTCTTGCAAGCCAGAAAGTTTACCGAAATTCACACTCCCAAGCTATTGGCTTCTCCTTCTGAAGGTGGTGCCAATGTGTTTGAGGTCTCATACTTTAAAGGTAACGCGTATTTGGCCCAATCTCCACAGTTCTATAAGCAGCAACTAATCGCAGCTGACTTTGAAAAGGTCTACGAAATCGCGCCTGTTTTCAGAGCTGAAAACTCTAATACTCACCGTCACATGACAGAATTTACTGGATTAGATCTGGAAGTTGCGTTTGAAGAGCACTACCACGAAGTTGTTGACCTACTAAGCGACCTTTTCGTCTTCATGTTCACTGAGTTGAAGACTCGTTGTGCTGATGAGATTGCAATCGTCCGGAAACAATATCCCGTTGAGGAATTTAAACTGCCAAAAGATGGGAAAATGGTGAAAATCGATTACGCTGAGGGTATTGCTATGTTGAGAGCGGCAGGAAAGGAAATCGATGACCTAGAAGACTTGTCTACAGAGAACGAAAAATTCCTAGGTGCACTTGTAAGGGAAAAATATGATACCGACTTCTATATTCTCGACAAGTTCCCTCTCGAAATCCGTCCTTTCTATACGATGCCAGATCCTAAAGATTCTCGCTATTCTAATTCTTACGACTTCTTCATGAGGGGAGAGGAGATTATGTCCGGTGCCCAACGTGTTCATGATCCAGAATTACTAAAAGAAAGAATGAGACACCACGGTTTAACCCCAGAAGATCCAGGCTTCAAAGACTACTGTGACGCTTTTACCTACGGCTGTCCTCCACATGCAGGTGGTGGTATCGGTTTAGAGAGAATCGTTATGTTCTATCTCGGTCTAAAGAATATTAGAAGAGCAACCTTGTTCCCAAGGGACCCCAAGAGATTAAGACCTTAGAGGGCTGTTCTAAGTAAAGCTTATTTACATTTAACTTTTTCGTTTAGTACGGAATGTAGGAAATCACATCAATTTGTAAAGCTCAATTCCAACGATCAGATGCCTGCTACGTGTGCCCCATCACAGCATGACAATAATGATCTGATAATTCACTCCGACGTAGATATTAAGGTTAATCTCTTGGCAACGAACGTTTCATCATTGTTATTCGCGATCGCGTTACGGTAGCTCCAGAATGTGGTTTCTAATGACAATACCATCGGAATACCTCCTTTTGTTAAATTTTTTAGGTTATCGAGATCAGCCCTTAGGAACAAGAAGGAAAACGTAGAATGCTTGGCCTTTTCTCTAGCTCATCCTGTATATCATACGTGGATTTATCTTACATTCCTATATACGTGTGTACAAAATTATCGGCTATCCGTTATGTGAACATCAAGTTCCGCCTTTCCAGAGCCTTTGCTAATTAAGTGAATACCCCGTGTAGGTAAAATTACTGCGCGATGCTACTATTCAATTGTCCATTTTCCTTGGCGAGTTTTCTTTTGTGTGAATTAAAGTGCCTTTTCATATTGCTCCTGACGTTGAAGCGCTTCCCGCAGCCAGTCCAGCTGCATTGGAATGGGAGCTCTCCTGTGTGGATAAGCATGTGTGTCTTT
This window contains:
- the DPS1 gene encoding aspartate--tRNA ligase DPS1 (Syntenic homolog of Ashbya gossypii ADL039C; Syntenic homolog of Saccharomyces cerevisiae YLL018C (DPS1)), which gives rise to MSEQVEKVAEQVAALNTDAAAADEPVILGEDGQPLSKKALKKLQKEQEKQRKKEERALQLAAEKEAREKEAAASDTAKENYGKLPLIQSTTRSGVERIQFAELTEEDDGKEVVFRARVHNSRQQGATLTFITMRQQSALIQALLKVNKDGSVSKQMVKWAGAVNLESIVVVHGIVRKVAEPIKSATVQNLEIQVTKLFTISETPQQLPILLEDATRSEAEAEAAGLPVVNLDTRLDARVIDLRTTTNQAIFRIQAAVCQLFREFLQARKFTEIHTPKLLASPSEGGANVFEVSYFKGNAYLAQSPQFYKQQLIAADFEKVYEIAPVFRAENSNTHRHMTEFTGLDLEVAFEEHYHEVVDLLSDLFVFMFTELKTRCADEIAIVRKQYPVEEFKLPKDGKMVKIDYAEGIAMLRAAGKEIDDLEDLSTENEKFLGALVREKYDTDFYILDKFPLEIRPFYTMPDPKDSRYSNSYDFFMRGEEIMSGAQRVHDPELLKERMRHHGLTPEDPGFKDYCDAFTYGCPPHAGGGIGLERIVMFYLGLKNIRRATLFPRDPKRLRP